The following proteins come from a genomic window of Pelagicoccus albus:
- a CDS encoding COX15/CtaA family protein, which produces MPAKAVYSETNRYQPALFWFGFAALVWITFLLYAGGFTTTIRAGMAFLDWPLSNGSINPDGWLEDRDMAAEHSHRLLGMVMGLLSIGLCVTSHMSKAALPVRKMGNWLVVVVVLQGLLGGLRVKLDALNLEIDHNLYAQSFAVAHATLAQLFLCLLVAFVVSNSRSWIERNAGFTKAPSSNLRTYGLVACGTIVMQLIVGAIMRHAHAGLAIPTFPLTPQDTLVPPVFNFAIGIHFAHRVGAVIVTIAILAYCFKIWRDPAARSGLAKSAAGLLALLIVQVLLGALVIWKVRNEHVTTLHMLNGAFTLALCWSMTYRSLKPNSNQAELSLRNSDKPEKSDTSSLGQTAKA; this is translated from the coding sequence ATGCCAGCAAAAGCCGTATATTCTGAAACAAATCGATACCAGCCAGCCCTATTCTGGTTTGGCTTCGCCGCCTTGGTGTGGATCACTTTCCTGCTCTACGCCGGTGGATTTACTACCACAATAAGAGCAGGAATGGCGTTCCTAGATTGGCCGCTTTCAAATGGATCCATAAATCCAGACGGCTGGCTAGAAGACAGGGACATGGCGGCGGAACATTCGCACCGCCTGCTTGGTATGGTCATGGGGCTGCTCTCCATCGGACTTTGTGTTACGAGCCACATGAGCAAAGCAGCTCTCCCAGTCCGCAAAATGGGTAATTGGTTAGTAGTAGTTGTTGTCCTTCAAGGACTATTGGGTGGTCTTCGCGTTAAGCTCGACGCCTTGAACTTGGAAATCGACCACAACCTCTATGCCCAAAGCTTTGCGGTCGCCCACGCGACACTCGCCCAGCTATTCTTGTGTCTACTTGTAGCATTTGTGGTGAGCAATAGTCGCTCCTGGATCGAGCGAAATGCAGGTTTCACGAAAGCGCCTTCCTCCAATCTTCGGACCTACGGGCTGGTCGCTTGCGGAACAATTGTCATGCAGCTCATCGTCGGAGCAATTATGCGCCATGCTCATGCAGGTCTGGCCATTCCGACCTTTCCGCTCACTCCGCAAGACACCCTAGTCCCCCCGGTTTTCAATTTCGCCATCGGCATCCACTTTGCTCATCGCGTCGGAGCGGTAATCGTGACTATCGCCATTCTCGCCTATTGTTTCAAGATCTGGCGGGACCCTGCGGCTAGAAGTGGATTGGCAAAATCCGCAGCCGGACTTTTAGCTCTGCTAATCGTGCAAGTGCTCTTAGGCGCTCTGGTGATATGGAAAGTGCGAAATGAACACGTCACGACCTTGCATATGCTCAATGGCGCGTTCACTTTAGCCCTTTGCTGGTCAATGACGTACAGAAGCCTAAAGCCAAATTCCAACCAAGCCGAACTCTCGTTGCGCAACTCGGACAAGCCCGAGAAAAGCGATACTTCGTCCCTCGGCCAAACTGCCAAAGCGTGA
- the cyoE gene encoding heme o synthase codes for MSLEPSKRVDLTPAATLSESSESKTIPWSAYYELTKPRLSLLSVVTALVGYLAALPERDVGTLFFFLTGTAICAAGAATLNQYIERRTDALMKRTKTRPLPAGLVSPSNALWLGVALSVIGVAFLTFGANYLAGALGLGTILTYIAIYTPLKLKTRWATEVGAIPGALPPLIGWAAAEGTISPLGWILFGVLSFWQIPHFMAIAWTFRKDYGSAGFPMLTVVDPSGRKAGIWATINAVALLVVSVLPIFLGLCTWFYASVATLFGVWMLLRSIAFAAASDKDGVARKLFFNSILYLPAVLFTLVIDRWMLF; via the coding sequence GTGAGCCTAGAACCTTCAAAAAGAGTCGATCTGACTCCCGCTGCTACTTTGTCCGAGAGTTCAGAATCCAAAACGATCCCCTGGTCCGCATACTATGAGTTGACCAAGCCGCGGCTCAGCTTGTTATCCGTAGTCACAGCTTTGGTGGGCTACTTGGCCGCTTTGCCCGAGCGCGACGTTGGCACGCTCTTCTTCTTTCTGACTGGTACCGCCATCTGCGCCGCCGGAGCCGCGACCTTGAATCAATATATCGAACGAAGAACTGACGCGCTTATGAAGCGTACAAAAACCAGGCCGCTGCCAGCAGGCTTGGTTTCTCCGTCCAATGCCTTGTGGCTGGGAGTGGCTCTTTCGGTCATCGGAGTCGCATTTTTGACCTTTGGAGCCAACTACCTCGCCGGAGCTCTAGGATTAGGCACTATCCTGACCTACATCGCCATCTACACGCCTTTGAAGCTGAAAACTCGCTGGGCGACAGAAGTAGGGGCAATACCAGGGGCTCTGCCTCCTCTCATCGGATGGGCTGCGGCTGAAGGAACGATCAGCCCGCTGGGCTGGATCCTCTTCGGAGTCCTTTCATTTTGGCAAATTCCGCACTTCATGGCCATCGCTTGGACATTCAGAAAAGACTACGGCTCAGCTGGATTTCCTATGCTGACGGTTGTAGATCCCAGCGGCCGCAAAGCTGGCATATGGGCCACGATCAATGCGGTCGCCTTGCTCGTTGTCAGCGTCTTGCCGATTTTCCTCGGTCTTTGCACTTGGTTCTACGCCTCGGTCGCAACGCTGTTCGGAGTATGGATGCTGCTCCGATCCATCGCTTTCGCTGCCGCGAGCGACAAGGATGGCGTGGCGAGGAAACTATTCTTCAACTCGATTCTCTATCTTCCAGCGGTCCTATTCACGTTGGTAATCGATCGCTGGATGCTATTTTAG
- a CDS encoding DUF420 domain-containing protein, with protein sequence MEISDIPALNAALNAVATVLILAGVTSIKMGKESLHRFFMGASLIVSALFLIGYVYHKYKVQGVHTPFGGEGFIAYVYYAMLISHIILAASIPVLVLRTAYLGIKDRRALHVKWARFTYPIWLYVSVTGVLVYFFLYVWFQTPSVS encoded by the coding sequence ATGGAAATTAGCGATATTCCCGCCCTCAACGCCGCGCTCAATGCGGTAGCGACCGTTCTGATCCTTGCAGGAGTCACCTCCATCAAGATGGGAAAGGAATCGCTCCACCGATTTTTCATGGGTGCATCCCTTATCGTGTCCGCCCTGTTTCTGATAGGATACGTTTACCATAAATACAAGGTGCAAGGAGTGCATACGCCTTTTGGAGGAGAGGGCTTCATCGCTTATGTCTATTACGCGATGCTTATCTCCCACATCATTCTGGCAGCATCGATACCCGTACTCGTTCTGAGGACTGCCTACCTCGGTATCAAAGATCGCCGGGCCTTGCATGTTAAGTGGGCACGTTTCACCTACCCGATATGGCTGTATGTCTCAGTAACAGGAGTTCTCGTCTACTTCTTTTTATACGTCTGGTTCCAGACTCCCAGCGTCTCCTAG
- a CDS encoding SLC13 family permease, translated as MTWDIAFVFALLILTLISFVWEKVPADVTALSVFAILIATGILSSDDAFRVFSNPAPITVGAMFMLSAALEKTGLIRSLTHKLQRLSRLTYRPFLIIIMLLVGILSGFINNTPVVVVMLPIVLSLSSKIGVAGSKVLIPLSYASILGGTCTLLGTSTNIIVSGVSEKYSGSPLGMFEFAFIGIPVFLAGLIYLTLFGNKLLPWRETLTSILSEEERREYIAEAFVDTGSPAIGKTLKEAGFKRTSGVRVIDLVRSGVSLQGRMQEIKLRDGDRLFLACRASGLAQARSIEGIDLATERELGLEHINAHEGLIVEGILGPNSEILGKTLEEVNFRQRYRLVVLAIHRNGKNLRDQLGTLRLAFGDTLLLLGTDEAIQNMSGSEDIILMENRAVPSKSEKRKSFTVLAALAGVVTCASTGFAPIEVAAIVACAVLFLTNCLRPKDGYAAVQWNILFIIFGMLSLGMAMSETGASAWLADQLISGVTLFTSEGTRPYVMLACLYLLTNILTEVLSNNAAAVLMATLAVGIAETLGVDMKPFLMTVAVAASASFSTPIGYQTNTYVYGAGGYRFSDFVKIGGPLNLICFIISIIVIPTIWMF; from the coding sequence ATGACTTGGGACATCGCCTTTGTATTCGCTCTCCTAATACTGACCTTGATCAGTTTTGTTTGGGAGAAGGTCCCCGCCGACGTAACAGCTCTTTCCGTATTCGCTATTTTGATAGCTACGGGAATACTTAGCTCCGACGACGCCTTTCGAGTTTTCTCGAATCCTGCGCCCATCACCGTTGGGGCCATGTTCATGCTAAGCGCGGCGTTGGAAAAGACAGGCTTAATCCGATCCTTGACGCACAAACTGCAACGGTTGAGCCGGTTGACCTACCGACCTTTTCTGATAATAATCATGCTGCTGGTCGGCATCCTTTCTGGCTTCATTAACAACACGCCGGTGGTCGTTGTCATGCTACCAATCGTACTGTCGCTATCTAGCAAGATTGGCGTAGCAGGCTCTAAGGTGCTTATTCCACTCTCCTACGCATCCATTCTGGGAGGGACCTGCACCCTTCTTGGTACCAGCACCAACATCATCGTGAGCGGCGTATCCGAAAAATACAGCGGATCCCCGCTCGGCATGTTCGAATTCGCGTTTATCGGCATTCCCGTATTTCTAGCCGGCCTCATCTACCTGACCCTTTTCGGAAACAAGCTCTTGCCCTGGCGTGAGACGCTGACCTCCATTTTGTCAGAAGAAGAGCGTCGCGAGTACATCGCTGAAGCTTTCGTCGACACCGGGTCACCTGCCATCGGCAAGACGCTCAAAGAAGCTGGCTTCAAAAGGACGAGCGGAGTGCGAGTTATCGACTTAGTACGTTCTGGCGTCTCCCTCCAAGGCAGGATGCAGGAAATAAAACTCCGGGATGGAGACCGTCTCTTTTTGGCATGCCGTGCCTCTGGCCTCGCTCAAGCCCGTAGCATCGAAGGTATCGACCTAGCCACGGAACGCGAGTTGGGACTCGAACACATCAACGCCCACGAGGGACTCATCGTTGAGGGCATACTCGGGCCCAATTCGGAAATCCTAGGCAAGACGCTTGAGGAGGTGAATTTTCGCCAGCGTTACCGCCTAGTGGTATTGGCAATCCATCGAAACGGGAAAAACCTCCGAGACCAATTAGGCACCCTGCGCTTAGCCTTTGGTGACACACTCCTCCTACTCGGTACCGACGAAGCGATCCAAAACATGAGCGGTAGCGAGGACATCATCCTGATGGAGAATCGCGCGGTACCGTCTAAGAGCGAAAAGCGCAAGAGCTTCACCGTGCTCGCCGCCTTGGCAGGAGTCGTGACGTGCGCCTCGACTGGTTTCGCTCCCATCGAAGTCGCAGCTATCGTGGCCTGTGCAGTCCTGTTTCTGACCAACTGCCTCCGACCAAAAGACGGATACGCAGCGGTACAATGGAACATTCTATTCATCATTTTCGGCATGCTCAGCCTAGGCATGGCCATGTCCGAAACAGGTGCTTCCGCCTGGCTCGCGGATCAGCTGATCTCAGGTGTCACTCTTTTCACAAGCGAAGGAACTCGCCCGTACGTCATGCTGGCATGCCTATACTTGCTTACCAACATATTGACCGAAGTGCTTTCCAACAACGCGGCAGCAGTCCTGATGGCTACCCTCGCAGTCGGAATAGCGGAAACGCTTGGGGTCGACATGAAACCGTTCCTGATGACCGTCGCCGTAGCCGCATCCGCGAGTTTTTCGACCCCAATCGGGTATCAGACAAACACTTACGTCTACGGTGCAGGCGGCTATCGATTCTCCGACTTCGTAAAGATCGGGGGACCTCTGAACCTGATCTGTTTCATCATATCCATTATCGTGATACCCACGATCTGGATGTTCTAG
- a CDS encoding inositol monophosphatase family protein, translated as MENSLEARIAYGRSVVCNSVEYFAAQFGDVASQWKFDGSRVTEADLYLSGAITDSLREAFGEDQFFSEELEHGEEAIPVESGYSWLLDPIDGTNNFARSIPNCSISLALLKDGNPIYGYIYDHGTGKLFHGGPGYGLWIDDEEVKRRECEVNKQSLIATQALADESAVQDDDALRMAFKLRAFGSSAIHMAYTALGWIDGVIGHRVKTWDIAGGMPLIAAVGGSTRFFDQEVFPMKDFSSKAKGFFHISGSGELCDLMEETISKKSKVSW; from the coding sequence ATGGAAAATTCGCTTGAAGCGAGAATCGCTTACGGACGTTCGGTTGTCTGTAACAGTGTGGAATATTTCGCCGCCCAGTTCGGAGACGTGGCAAGTCAATGGAAGTTTGACGGATCGCGGGTGACGGAGGCAGACCTTTATTTGTCGGGAGCTATTACAGATAGCCTCCGGGAGGCTTTTGGTGAGGACCAGTTCTTTAGCGAGGAGCTAGAGCATGGGGAAGAGGCCATTCCTGTCGAATCGGGATATTCCTGGTTGTTAGATCCAATCGATGGGACCAATAACTTTGCCCGATCCATTCCCAATTGTTCGATCTCGCTCGCTCTCCTAAAAGATGGTAATCCAATTTACGGATACATTTACGATCATGGCACCGGTAAGCTCTTTCACGGTGGGCCTGGCTACGGCCTTTGGATTGACGACGAGGAAGTGAAGCGCAGAGAGTGCGAGGTGAACAAGCAGAGTTTGATTGCGACTCAAGCCTTAGCTGATGAATCCGCAGTGCAAGACGATGACGCTCTACGCATGGCCTTCAAGCTTCGCGCCTTCGGGAGTAGCGCTATCCATATGGCGTATACGGCGCTTGGGTGGATCGACGGAGTGATTGGTCACCGCGTAAAAACTTGGGATATCGCGGGTGGAATGCCTTTGATTGCGGCAGTCGGCGGCAGTACCCGTTTCTTTGATCAAGAGGTCTTTCCGATGAAGGACTTTTCGTCCAAGGCGAAAGGTTTCTTTCACATTTCAGGAAGCGGCGAACTTTGTGACTTGATGGAAGAGACGATTTCCAAGAAGTCCAAGGTCAGTTGGTGA
- a CDS encoding 3-deoxy-D-arabino-heptulosonate 7-phosphate synthase, whose translation MIIPKNPKLTDAQLKEVLSVVEDFGCSVQVIEGAGQNVYAILGDERHELMINRIEGLSYINRVDTIQSPHKLLDVKSELKNHRVVFGGVELGKELLFIGGHCTVDPKEPSLFYETADALKEVGVQALRGGVWKPRTNPYSYQGDVKALDILMEASRRTGLPVNAEVMDEEQLDIALDAGVHMLQVGTRNSLNYSLLRQIGQKVAGRETVVLLKRGRHMGPVNEFISAAEYIVNFGNPNVVLCPRGTLPGLEGYRNHPDECITPLLKERTWAPVVVDPSHSVGKALYVESCSMAAVAYGADGLCIEAHLNPSIGLGDDPKQAITPEAFGKLVAKCRTIWELKHGNQ comes from the coding sequence ATGATAATCCCAAAAAATCCCAAGCTCACCGACGCTCAACTCAAGGAAGTCCTATCTGTGGTGGAGGATTTCGGCTGCTCTGTGCAGGTTATCGAAGGGGCGGGGCAAAATGTGTATGCGATCCTCGGGGACGAGCGTCACGAGTTGATGATAAATCGCATCGAGGGCTTATCTTACATCAACCGTGTGGATACAATTCAATCGCCGCACAAGCTATTGGACGTCAAGTCCGAGCTCAAGAACCACAGGGTCGTATTCGGTGGAGTGGAACTAGGAAAGGAACTTTTGTTCATCGGCGGTCATTGTACCGTAGATCCGAAGGAACCGAGCTTGTTCTACGAAACTGCCGATGCCCTGAAGGAGGTTGGAGTTCAAGCTTTGCGGGGAGGCGTATGGAAGCCACGCACAAATCCGTATTCCTATCAGGGAGACGTGAAGGCTCTGGATATTTTAATGGAGGCTTCAAGGAGAACAGGGCTGCCTGTGAACGCGGAAGTGATGGACGAGGAACAGCTCGATATCGCTCTAGATGCGGGTGTGCACATGCTACAGGTTGGTACTCGTAACTCTCTTAACTACTCTTTGCTTCGCCAAATCGGACAGAAAGTTGCGGGACGTGAAACAGTCGTTCTCCTGAAGAGAGGGCGCCACATGGGACCGGTTAATGAGTTCATTTCAGCGGCGGAATACATCGTCAATTTCGGCAATCCAAATGTCGTTCTATGTCCGCGTGGAACGCTCCCTGGACTTGAAGGATACCGAAACCATCCTGATGAGTGTATAACTCCGCTCTTAAAGGAAAGGACTTGGGCTCCGGTAGTGGTCGATCCTTCTCATTCAGTGGGCAAAGCCTTGTATGTTGAATCGTGCAGCATGGCTGCGGTGGCTTATGGGGCGGACGGGCTTTGCATTGAAGCTCATCTCAACCCCTCGATCGGTTTAGGCGACGATCCAAAACAAGCGATTACTCCGGAAGCGTTTGGCAAGCTTGTGGCGAAGTGCCGGACCATATGGGAGCTGAAACACGGAAATCAATAG
- a CDS encoding class I SAM-dependent methyltransferase: MSIARSDKACNDTSLRFYRDVLGLERLHYGIWNEGEELSFESLKRAQERYETYLLDNIPEGCRRILDVGCGTGEMCLSLVKRGYEVEGLSPDRNQKAYFSDKLYVPFHHSRFEDFEAGARRYDCIIMSESCQYMPIRQVFETSSSALVSGGYLMVCDYFVVDKDAGILSESGHDRSRFLELARELGYKVVKTRDMTLETARTLDMGKLIADRILLAAEIFSERFRQRNKFCYRFVRWLFRKRMKKLQDQLPLLDAKRFCEVKRYEFYLFQKA; the protein is encoded by the coding sequence ATGTCAATTGCCCGATCTGATAAGGCATGTAACGACACTTCTTTGCGTTTCTACCGAGACGTCCTAGGACTGGAGAGATTGCACTATGGTATCTGGAACGAGGGTGAAGAACTTAGTTTTGAATCCTTGAAGAGAGCTCAAGAGAGGTACGAAACCTATCTGTTAGACAACATTCCGGAAGGCTGTCGGAGGATATTGGATGTTGGATGTGGAACGGGAGAGATGTGTTTAAGTCTCGTAAAACGTGGATACGAGGTTGAGGGCCTTTCGCCTGACAGGAATCAGAAAGCGTACTTCTCGGACAAACTATATGTACCGTTTCACCACAGCCGTTTTGAGGATTTCGAGGCTGGAGCACGTCGCTACGACTGCATCATCATGAGCGAGTCTTGTCAGTATATGCCGATACGGCAGGTTTTTGAGACGTCCAGTTCCGCCCTTGTGTCAGGTGGCTATTTGATGGTTTGCGACTATTTTGTGGTAGATAAAGACGCGGGTATTTTATCTGAGAGCGGCCACGATCGCTCTCGTTTCCTGGAGCTGGCAAGAGAACTTGGATACAAGGTCGTGAAGACCCGGGATATGACTCTCGAAACGGCGAGGACTCTTGATATGGGTAAGCTAATCGCTGACCGAATTCTGTTGGCGGCAGAGATCTTTTCAGAGCGTTTCAGACAGCGTAACAAGTTTTGTTACCGCTTTGTCCGCTGGTTGTTTAGGAAAAGAATGAAGAAGCTGCAGGACCAGTTGCCGCTATTGGATGCTAAGCGATTTTGCGAGGTGAAACGTTACGAATTCTACTTGTTCCAAAAGGCGTAA
- a CDS encoding TonB-dependent receptor, producing MNLFSTKTIAALTAGLALSAAHGETITGKVSASNNYGPIEGASIVVMESGLRTSTDKSGNFVIQNIRPGEYTLLVSYIGLGEETVKVSVAEGDIATVDSELGSDIVDLDPYVVSGSKSSSARAINLQRNSSNLVNAVAADAMGQFPDENAAEALQRVSGVSIERDQGEGRYVVIRGIDPDLNNVSLDGVTLAAPEADTRKVALDVIPTDLLDQLEVKKTFLPDMDGDAIGGSVNIKTISPFDSLEKIASVKTQLLYNDLVSKSSYMFAGTYGDTFGPEDNSGYVFSASYQEREFGSDNIEVDGPWSEETAEDGTSAYFAPEIEFRQYDVTRVRKSASLSFEHLASETTRLYARATYNYFSDQEYRYRTEIKPERGVIETITDTTATISGANRADRDLKDRFEEQEILALALGGDTRVDDWRFEYKASYSKGEEKEPNRLDTAFRNGDDTDYSYDFSDAYQPVVLATGGSDIFDPANYELDEFVVENNLAKEDETALKFDATRYLSFGETPAFVKFGAKYRSKEKSNDVNVDIYSNDSSDATLAGLLISGSRYSYFGDSDYMQFNSAAMRALLLSEADSLEYETEDSEIDSTLADYTTNEDVLAAYAMAEVEKGKWTFTSGLRVEQTDFETTGYELYWEEVDGEEVYGFNELNASNEYTDVLLSLNSRYALDHNTIVRASASNTISRPKFGQSSFQRETNRIDQVIETGNPDLDPYASTNFDISFEKYNETLGLFSANLFYKDIDSFIYVQETNPTIDGVVYEVHSPTNGESASILGLELVWNQDLSLFSESLTGFTIDANATFSDSESVIADGREIPFLKQSDEIINLGLAYENEKVMFRLAGTYRSEYLDGVGGDASEDEYIDSHLQLDAKFVYKLDEKSTIFLEAINLTEEPLKAYYGSPSRMRQYEAYSFSAKLGYSWKL from the coding sequence ATGAATCTTTTCTCAACCAAAACAATTGCAGCCCTGACTGCAGGGCTAGCTCTCTCAGCCGCTCACGGTGAAACAATCACCGGCAAAGTGTCCGCCTCAAATAACTACGGCCCGATCGAAGGTGCCAGCATCGTCGTAATGGAATCCGGACTACGGACCTCTACTGACAAGAGCGGCAATTTCGTGATCCAAAATATACGTCCGGGAGAATATACGCTTCTCGTATCCTATATTGGTTTGGGAGAGGAAACCGTAAAGGTGTCCGTAGCAGAGGGCGATATCGCGACTGTCGATTCGGAGCTTGGTTCCGACATCGTGGACCTCGATCCGTACGTAGTGAGCGGCTCGAAATCCAGTTCAGCGAGAGCAATCAATCTACAAAGAAATTCCTCCAATTTGGTTAACGCGGTCGCAGCGGATGCGATGGGGCAATTCCCAGATGAGAACGCAGCCGAAGCCCTACAACGCGTGTCTGGCGTTTCTATCGAGCGTGACCAAGGCGAAGGTCGCTACGTGGTAATTCGCGGCATCGACCCGGACTTGAATAATGTTTCATTAGACGGTGTAACGCTGGCGGCTCCAGAAGCGGACACCCGCAAAGTGGCACTCGACGTCATTCCAACCGACCTTCTCGATCAGCTTGAGGTTAAGAAGACGTTTCTTCCAGATATGGATGGAGACGCCATCGGCGGCAGCGTCAATATTAAGACAATCAGTCCTTTCGACAGTCTAGAAAAAATTGCATCTGTTAAAACGCAGCTACTCTACAACGATCTCGTATCCAAATCTTCCTACATGTTCGCCGGAACTTACGGCGACACGTTCGGCCCCGAGGACAACAGTGGATACGTCTTTTCAGCGAGCTACCAGGAAAGGGAATTTGGATCCGACAACATCGAGGTAGACGGACCTTGGAGCGAAGAAACTGCAGAAGATGGAACCTCTGCTTACTTCGCTCCAGAAATTGAATTCCGTCAATACGACGTGACCCGCGTAAGGAAATCAGCAAGTCTTAGCTTCGAGCACTTGGCTAGCGAAACAACCCGCTTGTACGCCCGGGCGACCTATAATTATTTCAGCGACCAAGAATATCGCTACCGCACCGAGATCAAGCCAGAGCGAGGTGTCATCGAAACGATTACAGATACTACAGCTACAATCTCAGGAGCGAATAGAGCCGACCGAGATTTGAAGGATCGCTTCGAGGAACAAGAAATCCTCGCCTTGGCTTTGGGGGGAGACACTCGTGTTGACGATTGGCGTTTTGAATACAAGGCCTCGTACAGCAAAGGCGAAGAGAAAGAGCCCAATCGTTTGGATACCGCTTTTCGAAACGGGGACGATACCGACTATAGCTATGATTTCTCCGATGCCTACCAACCCGTGGTCCTCGCTACAGGTGGCTCCGACATTTTCGATCCAGCAAACTACGAGCTCGACGAATTCGTAGTGGAAAACAACTTGGCGAAGGAGGATGAAACCGCTCTCAAGTTCGATGCGACTCGCTACCTAAGCTTCGGCGAAACTCCTGCTTTCGTCAAATTCGGTGCGAAATATCGCAGTAAGGAGAAATCGAACGATGTAAATGTGGATATCTACAGCAACGATAGCTCGGACGCTACACTCGCAGGTCTACTCATATCGGGAAGCAGATACTCCTACTTCGGCGATTCGGATTACATGCAGTTTAATTCCGCTGCAATGAGGGCTCTTCTACTAAGTGAAGCGGACTCCCTAGAATACGAAACAGAAGATTCGGAGATCGATTCAACCCTCGCCGACTACACGACTAACGAGGATGTTCTCGCAGCCTATGCCATGGCAGAAGTCGAAAAGGGTAAATGGACATTTACCAGCGGACTACGCGTTGAACAAACTGACTTCGAAACGACTGGCTATGAGCTCTATTGGGAGGAAGTCGACGGTGAAGAGGTTTATGGATTCAACGAGCTAAACGCTTCCAACGAATACACAGACGTACTACTGTCTTTAAATTCTAGATACGCATTGGATCATAATACAATTGTACGAGCATCCGCATCCAACACGATTTCTCGTCCAAAGTTCGGTCAATCTTCATTTCAAAGAGAGACAAACCGTATCGATCAAGTCATTGAAACAGGCAATCCGGATCTAGACCCGTACGCTTCGACTAACTTCGATATCTCATTTGAGAAATACAATGAAACCCTAGGACTTTTCTCTGCGAACCTGTTCTACAAGGACATTGACTCTTTTATTTACGTTCAGGAAACGAACCCCACTATCGATGGGGTTGTATACGAAGTACATAGCCCAACAAACGGAGAAAGCGCTTCCATTTTGGGTCTAGAGCTGGTTTGGAATCAGGACCTCAGCCTGTTCTCCGAATCTCTCACAGGGTTCACAATCGACGCCAACGCGACTTTCTCCGATAGCGAGTCTGTCATTGCAGATGGTCGTGAAATCCCGTTCCTCAAACAATCCGATGAAATCATAAATCTCGGACTTGCCTACGAGAACGAAAAGGTGATGTTCCGCCTGGCCGGAACTTACCGGAGTGAATATCTGGATGGAGTCGGAGGCGATGCATCAGAAGATGAATACATCGACTCGCATCTTCAATTAGACGCCAAATTCGTTTACAAACTTGACGAAAAGAGCACAATTTTCCTCGAAGCTATAAATCTTACCGAGGAGCCATTGAAGGCATACTATGGGTCGCCTTCGCGTATGAGGCAGTACGAGGCTTATTCCTTTTCGGCTAAGCTTGGTTACAGCTGGAAGCTCTAA
- a CDS encoding phytase, translating to MLAKRLLIGLGLCALAQTGFAEVKVVKERFFTTIDADSNVDSIAIWHSSETSDRWLVATSKAMHKLFVYDAQNGYPLSEYGNAGDQLGQFQRPNGIAVIGDMLLVVERDNHRIQALSLPDLSPLFSFGEEQLIKPYGIYARHEKNKVLVYVSDDYNNSASNPKPEPNPDGLRKRVKVFELSTATSASEPKFVKAFGSHEGEGALDVVESLMGDDVFDRLMIADEDEVNGMEVHLFDLDGKDLGQTLGKGRFQYQPEGIALWSTGEKSGYWIFTDQGKQENLYLLYDRESLEYVGTFSGERTLNTDGVAIDLTPTERYPEGVFYAIHDDSGISAWSLADIATALDLH from the coding sequence ATGTTAGCAAAGAGATTACTTATAGGTTTGGGCCTTTGCGCTTTGGCCCAAACCGGCTTCGCTGAGGTTAAAGTCGTCAAGGAACGCTTTTTCACGACGATCGACGCGGATAGCAATGTCGATTCGATAGCCATATGGCATTCGTCAGAAACCTCAGATCGCTGGCTCGTCGCTACATCCAAGGCGATGCACAAACTGTTTGTCTACGACGCTCAAAATGGATATCCGTTATCCGAATACGGAAATGCAGGCGATCAACTAGGCCAGTTTCAACGACCCAATGGTATCGCCGTCATAGGAGATATGCTTTTGGTCGTCGAGAGAGACAACCATCGCATCCAAGCCTTGAGCTTGCCGGATCTCTCTCCCCTGTTTTCATTTGGAGAAGAGCAACTCATCAAGCCATATGGAATATACGCAAGGCACGAGAAGAACAAGGTCCTTGTGTATGTGAGTGATGACTACAACAACTCCGCCTCGAATCCTAAGCCGGAACCAAACCCTGACGGGCTACGAAAGCGGGTTAAGGTTTTCGAGCTTTCGACAGCTACGAGTGCTTCGGAACCAAAATTCGTAAAAGCATTCGGCTCTCATGAAGGAGAAGGTGCCTTGGACGTTGTCGAATCCCTTATGGGTGACGATGTCTTCGATCGCCTGATGATCGCGGATGAGGATGAGGTAAATGGAATGGAAGTTCACCTTTTTGATCTGGACGGAAAGGACCTTGGCCAGACCCTTGGCAAAGGAAGATTCCAGTATCAGCCGGAAGGAATTGCTCTCTGGTCTACGGGCGAAAAATCAGGATACTGGATTTTCACCGATCAAGGAAAACAGGAAAATCTATACCTGCTCTACGACCGCGAATCCCTCGAATACGTTGGCACCTTCTCAGGTGAACGCACGCTCAATACGGACGGAGTCGCAATCGACCTAACTCCAACAGAACGCTATCCGGAAGGAGTCTTTTACGCCATCCACGACGATTCCGGAATATCGGCCTGGTCTTTGGCCGATATCGCCACAGCGCTCGATCTGCACTGA